A stretch of the Haloarcula ordinaria genome encodes the following:
- a CDS encoding DUF2391 family protein, which yields MNTLTRLTDGRIFGLDDVAQQVVGGFILSAPFVVTEEVWSLATTMNWVQWAITVLMVLGIGYGTLYRANDDRDPDAERSVLGIPLRFVSLILIAYLSVTVLAFVFNAPETFDAAPATTLKAISIGAIFGVVGAATADSLF from the coding sequence ATCAACACGCTCACGCGTCTCACCGACGGTCGCATCTTCGGCCTCGACGACGTGGCCCAGCAGGTCGTGGGCGGGTTCATCCTGTCGGCTCCCTTCGTCGTCACCGAGGAGGTCTGGAGCCTCGCCACGACGATGAACTGGGTGCAGTGGGCGATCACCGTGCTGATGGTCCTGGGCATCGGCTACGGGACACTGTATCGGGCGAACGACGACCGTGACCCCGATGCGGAGCGGTCGGTCCTCGGCATCCCGCTGCGCTTCGTCTCGCTGATCCTCATCGCGTATCTCTCGGTGACGGTCCTCGCGTTCGTCTTCAACGCGCCCGAGACGTTCGATGCGGCGCCGGCGACGACGCTGAAAGCCATCTCCATCGGCGCCATCTTCGGCGTCGTCGGTGCCGCCACGGCGGACTCGCTGTTCTGA
- a CDS encoding argininosuccinate synthase, with translation MTDGNGTVALAFSGGLDTTVCVSLLKEEYGYDDVIGVTVDVGQPTYEFAEAEETAEALGVEQYVVDAREEFADLCMDAVKANADYQGYPLGTALARPVIAKAILEIAEQEGCTGIAHGCTGKGNDQLRFEAIWRDSDLDVVAPVRELGLTREWENEYAKEQGLPVEGGDGGRYSIDTNLWSRSIEGSELEDPSTIPEDDIYKWTANPSGKDAELVEITFDEGEAVALDGVQLGTVELIEQLNEQAGSFGIGRTDMMEDRMLGLKVRENYEHPAATVLLTAHEALEGLVLTYEERQFKNQVDQQWSQKAYEGLVDAPLVSALEAFIDDTNERVTGTVTIKLEGGHARPVSRESEYAVYSESAASFDEETITGGITQQDATGVAKYHGFQSRLANDILENVKQGSADQE, from the coding sequence ATGACAGACGGAAACGGCACCGTCGCGCTCGCCTTCTCGGGCGGACTCGACACGACAGTCTGTGTATCGCTGCTGAAAGAGGAGTACGGCTACGACGACGTCATCGGCGTCACTGTCGACGTCGGCCAGCCCACCTACGAGTTCGCGGAGGCAGAAGAGACCGCCGAGGCGCTGGGTGTCGAGCAGTACGTCGTCGACGCCCGCGAGGAGTTCGCCGACCTCTGTATGGATGCCGTGAAGGCCAACGCCGACTACCAGGGCTACCCGCTCGGGACGGCGCTGGCCCGCCCGGTCATCGCGAAGGCCATCCTCGAAATCGCTGAGCAGGAGGGCTGTACCGGCATCGCCCACGGCTGTACCGGCAAGGGCAACGACCAGCTGCGCTTCGAGGCCATCTGGCGCGACTCGGACCTCGACGTTGTCGCGCCCGTGCGCGAACTCGGCCTCACCCGCGAGTGGGAGAACGAGTACGCCAAGGAGCAGGGCCTGCCCGTCGAGGGCGGCGACGGCGGCCGCTACTCCATCGACACGAACCTCTGGAGCCGCTCCATCGAGGGCTCGGAACTCGAGGACCCGTCGACGATTCCCGAGGACGACATCTACAAGTGGACCGCCAACCCCTCCGGGAAGGACGCCGAACTCGTCGAGATCACGTTCGACGAGGGTGAGGCCGTCGCGCTCGACGGCGTGCAGCTCGGGACCGTGGAACTCATCGAACAGCTCAACGAGCAGGCCGGCTCCTTCGGTATCGGCCGCACGGACATGATGGAAGACCGGATGCTCGGCCTGAAGGTGCGCGAGAACTACGAGCACCCCGCCGCGACGGTGCTGCTGACGGCCCACGAGGCACTAGAAGGGCTCGTGCTCACCTACGAGGAGCGCCAGTTCAAGAATCAGGTCGACCAGCAGTGGTCGCAGAAGGCCTACGAGGGTCTCGTCGACGCGCCGCTGGTTAGCGCGCTGGAGGCGTTCATCGACGACACCAACGAACGCGTCACCGGCACAGTGACGATAAAGCTCGAAGGGGGCCACGCACGCCCGGTCTCGCGCGAATCGGAGTACGCCGTCTACAGCGAGTCGGCGGCCTCCTTCGACGAGGAGACCATCACCGGCGGCATCACCCAGCAGGACGCCACCGGCGTCGCGAAGTACCACGGTTTCCAGTCCCGTCTGGCCAACGACATCCTGGAGAACGTCAAGCAGGGTTCGGCCGACCAGGAGTAA